DNA from Leptospira harrisiae:
TCGTTCCAGCTGAAATTGGATCGGACAATCCGTACCGAATGGGGAATTCCCTTTGGGCCTGGGCACTTGCTGCGTCTTATTTATTTGTGGTAGCCACAGGACCCATTTTTGGGGCTATCACTGACTATAGTTCTAAGAAAAAACTGTTTTTATTCCTCAGTTACGTTGGTTGTGTTGTAGCCACTTTTTTACTCTATTACGTGGAACCGGGAATGGTTTGGTTAGGAATGGTGCTTGTTGCCTTTTCAAACTTTTTCTTTGCCTCTGGCGAAAACTTTGCCTCAAGTTTTTTACCCTTCCTTGGCTCCAAAGAGGACTTAGGTAAAATTTCAGGTTATGCTTGGGGGATTGGATACTTCGGTGGCATTGGATCTGTGGCTCTTGCGACCACTCTTGGCGATTACAGTTTTGAAAATTTCGAAAACTTAAAGTTAGTTGGTCCTTACACTGCAATTTTCTTTTTGATTGCGGCAATTCCTACCTTTCTTTTCTTAAAAGAACCTCACTTACCACTTGGTGTTTCGCACAATGTCAATTACTTCAAAATTGGAAAGGATAGGGTAGTCCAAACTCTAAAAGATGCAAGTAAATTCAAAGATTTAATGGTGTATTTGGTTTCTTTGTTTTTTACGATGGCCGCTCTTGCCATAGTCATTTCTTTTGCCTTTATTTATGGATCGCAAGAAATTCATATCGAAGCAGAACACAAACAAACTATGTTTATTTTTATCCAAATTTTTGCTGCGATTGGAGCCCTTGCTTTTGGCGTCATCCAAGACAGTATTGGTGCCAAAAAAACTTTCAACCTAACCCTCGTTCTTTGGCTCGTGACTTGTGCTTTAATTTATTTTGTGCATGATCTTACAAATTTTGCAAATGCAACATTTGGAAAAAATTGGACAGTGCAATGGGTATTTGTTTTTATCTCTTCTCTTGCAGGGATGGGACTTGGTTCTACCCAATCAGCATCAAGAGCTCTTGTTGGTATCTTTAGTCCCGAATCCAAATCAGGTGAATTTTTTGGAATGTGGGGACTTTCTGGAAAAATTGCTGCAGCGGCAGGATTATTTCTATTTGGATACATCCAAACACTCGTAACCCTTCGTAATGCTTTCCTCGTTGTGGCTTTCTTTTATTTTCTCTCGCTAATCATTAACCTTTTTGTGAATGAAGAAAGGGGAGTGGAAGCTGCAAATCGCTTCCAAGAAAAAACATGATTGTTGAAGACGAGGACGATTTCGAATTACACCAGAGCCAAAGAAATTTGGCTTTGGCAACTATCGACGAACTTATGTTAACAAA
Protein-coding regions in this window:
- a CDS encoding MFS transporter, with the protein product MSQDKNPEAKKKKNREIFGWCMFDFANSSYTTVIISVVYCEIFTRLVVPAEIGSDNPYRMGNSLWAWALAASYLFVVATGPIFGAITDYSSKKKLFLFLSYVGCVVATFLLYYVEPGMVWLGMVLVAFSNFFFASGENFASSFLPFLGSKEDLGKISGYAWGIGYFGGIGSVALATTLGDYSFENFENLKLVGPYTAIFFLIAAIPTFLFLKEPHLPLGVSHNVNYFKIGKDRVVQTLKDASKFKDLMVYLVSLFFTMAALAIVISFAFIYGSQEIHIEAEHKQTMFIFIQIFAAIGALAFGVIQDSIGAKKTFNLTLVLWLVTCALIYFVHDLTNFANATFGKNWTVQWVFVFISSLAGMGLGSTQSASRALVGIFSPESKSGEFFGMWGLSGKIAAAAGLFLFGYIQTLVTLRNAFLVVAFFYFLSLIINLFVNEERGVEAANRFQEKT